The Limanda limanda chromosome 20, fLimLim1.1, whole genome shotgun sequence genome has a segment encoding these proteins:
- the LOC133026760 gene encoding uncharacterized protein LOC133026760 isoform X3 — protein sequence MPAPKRGPDPHEPQPKMRKLEEDGAALPSKAVPVTINRALKTGNTLERSAAPRTWRKLSTSEEEQSAPPKDPSKTISDPPVKKAKLLNATSASCGESPSQFPKASLKRTASTDSEEELSSDGSKVDLFRERDDDDKARCVRQYSNRVKAKRKAEEPSSDPQETCQELEAVPTVLIQMDHSYGRYSDLPNTESTAEDNQNATKEPAEAAVEPERQVQLDNAAQVESKETLVSVSGNANLSIKSDCAVEGSKREEFKSVEIQKLTDKETLPSSREALDSVTPACIPSVAKENETKVVVESTENKKDVDDELVALSAETLSSVTVEMNPSCEGEDQAGEKTDSACRPERLTDVSGETETKETTEIVSEGLNIRSKMEEGVHDVKEVIEAASVSAEHRDVDSENSNSAPEEILVGHNNPESQTDLSVKIQVTFKEESKSVHLPDQVPDKMTNSCEGVNKVVRKSDDKLKESERKVIELPSIQSVDGPGSFVEVQLSHDVTDRMSDSCTVILTPDCEAAHEQKQREVFTDAVTVPEGQTDTDMQTKITSEGASDSALRGATQNQEHHNVNDQATEIPAEVKDLTSLEKGREMNFELAPAPQCQIKMDLSASVTSEQEISNPVKTMEAQSQKVEIQNQEKQKSNEFTSEVHGDIMTEKMASEDDKYSASTPKSQTKMEMQSIRTSEISNPASSPELKRQESPGVSERTTDMSDKVHSHPVSNSPSSEDDNRVNAECVAAPENQTEVHIQTEELSNPASTLQIQNQPSQEVSEPTTVLKQEFHEEQKVEKSLENENQANFHPASASEGQIEIEMQMTSEISDSAPSEEIQKTISTSEEKSDTSPAVEIKSQEVSGHATDESTVVHENLMIENHQNVTKEDEINFESVAASENQIRPEIQSTSTSEISNPASLVVREIPKIQNEVYMETTARSEICNTSPAVEIQDQKIQDASEHVTDTSGECATEPENQVQMETQVSSTSEILITAPKVETENTKSQEVTGPARDTSERIQGLKIFNSKCNENQNKVIEASVSATEGPKETEMQTTAAPEEIFNPTTAAQTQNQRGQEVSELATDAVLQTDAAWAEHEENKGEDISLCVSAAENQMEMNTETTATPEEVSDPGSIYQQVSELITDTVVQKETASCWNKENEGKITSKSVNAPEMQTNMETTAAPEDISVPAPIAQRQDSRLQEATEHTADESNAIQKPHPVTHLENKEESSAKVVQKEIDVINGSMESADSALQEEMGKQMINEAKGKATVIPCDKADITVCAIEGHGEGTGSNEVIAFACDQPHDVDVVIEASEEQMKSFNQPEVQAQENQIVYEPISSPESSDERETSTASERHHGISLLDMQNTESQQVIEEASTSEENKICDPQAEAEENVGEQICVFGGQAAAAVEMEVQSVSASETSLIAQLEQSDVDVRQVAVISSSDDISTTDGQSEDAAQNTGFSECISASQFSDQAQEDAGFEEAEDVTVTTTTAAIEAEVPDSTSEEYLILEPVQESHIPFDIVTQAVAESGLTSSFSEEGNQDDGFVGKEDNLLNGSQQTDDRSSDPSQQPSCDLMEVNTTETDMANSHALLRTNEGGDAVVIENADGTLVLQEVQILEDIEIGREIVVAEEENEEDSDIMIIEKPQATPQAVPPKQPDEKVNEKNTENVSRSNVKQNNTAGEKGEEDKKAQEPEKPKKQEMNTQARTKARLAALAEQKAAASKRAANRHQLNLLALCHEIAEDIATDSMLLKRIEEEKLAAAAAAARAEAAKAEAAKKETPPVKTQDQNTMNVATPAGPEGCSASATPAAQAPEAQPSTPDSAGAKPAAEPQKRRFFITQISVPLKAHEKKKLTRYQRLRQVELQREKMSWARVKKLKSDQANQMFSEMDWQAPRSATSSFSTCPVAASPPPAASPSKTAPTSPATTSKLATPKAEVPNVETPKAELIKTEPIKTETPTSAPAKAETSPTAPTKTEPTKPEASKAEPPNTETRRVTRQRTAKASDPTPAPGPSPKGTRSAGKRSLPAVPPPMPNGLNSQKSKLEIEYKPYRPRPKYSFDDFELDDDPLPVAQTKTNPALRLLQQTRPGLQSNPTAQARHAVQSRPTVSSQPANQFKLKAQTTPAAQISAQSKPVAATSQLKPAASTNPQSKAAAVRSPLSKATAAATTDSSKAVPSAKAQIKSPVTTTPQSNAVLSASTQLKSTAGGSAAQLKPSTSTTSQPAVPITSETKTDVSKTDAASTSQKTSNQQSSEDGKCKDTAASLSSTPTSSSSEESRKVSDGSQQCEQKPEAPENMAETSRTTVKTSEEPCQDRGAKQQDGGTPLSDACLQREVKKLKEADKDGTQTVIDAGQKHFGAVACNVCGMLYSASNPEDESQHLLFHNQFISAVKYVGWKKERILGEYPDGKIILVLPEDPKYALKKVEEIREMVDNDLGFQQVETKCPSQTKTFLFISNDKKVTGCLIAEHIQEGFRVIEEPVPEGSEGEKVMFERQRAWCCSITPEPAICGISRIWVVNMMRRLGVASRLLECLRNNFIFGSYLSKDEIAFSDPTPDGKLFATNYFGTSQFLVYNFVSGRNSPKPKTDTV from the exons ATGCCGGCCCCAAAGAGAGGACCAGATCCTCATGAACCGCAGCCCAAGATGAGGAAGTTGGAAGAGGATGGGGCGGCTCTCCCATCCAAAGCTGTACCAGTCACCATTAACAGAGCTCTTAAAACGGGAAATACGCTAGAAAGGTCAGCAGCCCCTCGCACTTGGAGAAAACTGTCGACTTCAGAAGAGGAACAGAGCGCCCCTCCGAAGGATCCCAGCAAAACCATTTCTGACCCGCCTGTCAAAAAAGCCAAGCTCCTGAACGCCACAAGTGCCTCCTGCGGAGAATCTCCCTCGCAGTTCCCCAAAGCCTCCCTGAAGCGAACAGCCTCCACGGactcagaggaggagctgagtaGCGATGGCAGTaaggtcgacctcttcagagaGAGGGACGACGACGACAAGGCCCGCTGCGTCAGACAATACTCAAACCGAGTCAAAGCGAAGCGCAAGGCTGAGGAGCCGTCTTCTGACCCACAGGAAACATGCCAGGAGTTAGAAGCTGTACCTACAGTGCTTATACAGATGGACCACAGTTACGGTAGATACTCAGATTTGCCAAATACTGAAAGCACGGCTGAGGATAATCAGAATGCGACAAAAGAACCTGCAGAGGCTGCTGTTGAACCCGAGAGACAAGTGCAGTTGGATAATGCGGCACAAGTAGAGTCCAAGGAAACTTTGGTCTCTGTATCAGGTAATGCTAATCTTAGTATCAAATCTGACTGTGCAGTTGAAGGAAGTAAGCGTGAGGAATTCAAAAGTGTAGAAATCCAAAAGCTCACAGATAAGGAAACACTACCATCATCTAGAGAAGCATTGGACTCTGTTACTCCAGCTTGCATTCCGTCTGTGGCTAAGGAGAATGAGACAAAGGTTGTTGTTGAGTccactgaaaataaaaaggatgtAGATGATGAACTAGTAGCACTGTCAGCGGAAACACTTTCTTCTGTTACTGTAGAGATGAATCCAAGCTGTGAAGGTGAAGACCAGGCCGGTGAAAAGACAGACTCGGCTTGCAGACCAGAAAGACTGACAGATGTGAGCGGTGAAACTGAAACAAAGGAGACCACCGAGATAGTTTCTGAAGGACTGAATATCAGATCTAAAATGGAGGAAGGTGTGCATGACGTGAAGGAAGTGATTGAAGCAGCCAGCGTCTCCGCAGAGCACAGAGATGTGGATTCAGAAAACTCAAACTCTGCACCAGAAGAGATCCTGGTGGGACATAATAATCCAGAGAGTCAAACAGATCTCAGTGTCAAAATTCAAGTCACTTTCAAGGAGGAATCCAAATCTGTTCACCTGCCGGACCAAGTGCCAGATAAAATGACCAATTCTTGTGAAGGTGTGAACAAAGTTGTGAGAAAGTCGGACGACAAgcttaaagaaagtgaaaggaaAGTAATTGAACTCCCCTCGATCCAGTCTGTTGATGGTCCTGGGTCTTTTGTTGAGGTTCAGCTGAGTCATGACGTGACAGACAGGATGAGTGACAGCTGTACGGTAATATTAACACCTGATTGTGAGGCGGCACATGagcaaaaacaaagagaagtgTTCACTGATGCTGTCACAGTCCCAGAAGGTCAGACAGACACGGACATGCAGACTAAAATAACATCTGAGGGGGCGTCTGACTCAGCTCTGAGAGGGGCTACACAAAACCAGGAGCACCACAACGTTAATGACCAGGCTACAGAAATACCTGCTGAAGTGAAGGACCTTACCAGTTTGGAAAAAGGAAGGGAGATGAACTTTGAGCTTGCCCCTGCACCTCAGTGTCAAATCAAAATGGATTTATCGGCTTCGGTGACATCAGAGCAAGAGATTTCTAATCCAGTGAAAACAATGGAAGCACAAAGCCAAAAAGTGGAAATACAAAATCAGGAAAAGCAAAAGAGCAACGAATTTACTTCAGAGGTTCATGGAGATATTATGACTGAAAAAATGGCAAGTGAAGACGACAAGTACTCTGCTAGTACACCTAAGAGTCAAacaaaaatggaaatgcaatCTATAAGAACATCAGAGATTTCTAATCCAGCGTCGTCACCGGAACTGAAAAGGCAGGAGAGCCCAGGGGTGAGTGAACGCACCACAGACATGTCTGATAAAGTACATTCACATCCAGTTTCAAATAGTCCGAGCTCAGAGGATGACAACAGGGTTAATGCTGAATGTGTTGCTGCACCAGAGAATCAAACAGAAGTGCACATTCAGACAGAGGAGCTTTCTAACCCAGCATCTACATTGCAAATACAAAACCAGCCAAGTCAGGAGGTCAGTGAACCCACCACAGTATTGAAACAGGAATTTCATGAGGAGCAAAAAGTTGAAAAGTCTCTTGAAAATGAAAACCAGGCAAACTTTCATCCAGCTTCTGCATCGGAGGGtcaaattgaaattgaaatgcagATGACATCAGAGATTTCTGACTCTGCCCCTTCAGAGGAAATACAAAAAACTATTTCAACATCAGAGGAGAAATCTGACACATCACCTGCGGTGGAAATTAAAAGCCAGGAAGTCAGTGGACATGCTACAGATGAATCTACAGTGGTTCATGAAAACCTGATGATtgaaaatcatcaaaatgtcacaaaagaggaTGAAATCAACTTTGAATCTGTGGCTGCATCAGAGAATCAAATCAGACCGGAAATACAGTCGACATCAACGTCTGAGATTTCAAACCCAGCCTCTTTAGTGGTAAGAGAAATTCCAAAAATCCAAAATGAAGTGTATATGGAGACGACTGCTAGATCAGAGATTTGTAACACATCGCCTGCAGTAGAAATTCAAGACCAGAAGATTCAGGATGCCAGTGAACATGTTACTGACACATCTGGAGAATGTGCGACTGAACCGGAGAATCAAGTCCAAATGGAAACGCAGGTATCCTCAACCTCTGAGATTTTAATTACAGCACCTAAAGTGGAAACTGAAAATACGAAAAGCCAAGAAGTGACTGGACCTGCAAGAGACACATCTGAAAGGATTCAAGGTCTAAAGATATTCAACAGCAAGTGtaatgaaaaccaaaacaaggtTATTGAAGCGTCTGTCAGTGCTACTGAGGGTCCGAAAGAAACTGAAATGCAGACAACAGCAGCACCAGAGGAGATATTTAATCCAAcaactgcagcacagacacaaaaccaGAGAGGTCAGGAGGTCAGTGAACTCGCCACAGACGCTGTGCTTCAAACAGATGCTGCTTGGGCTGAGCATGAGGAAAACAAGGGAGAGGATATCAGCCTGTGTGTTAGTGCTGCTGAGAATCAAATGGAAATGAATACAGAAACAACAGCGACACCAGAGGAGGTTTCTGATCCAGGATCTATCTACCAGCAGGTCAGTGAATTAATCACAGACACTGTCGTTCAGAAAGAGACTGCAAGTTGTtggaataaagaaaatgaaggCAAGATAACTTCTAAGTCTGTTAATGCTCCAGAAATGCAGACGAATATGGAAACAACTGCAGCGCCTGAAGATATTTCTGTTCCAGCACCTATAGCACAGAGGCAAGACTCTAGGCTGCAGGAAGCCACTGAACACACTGCAGACGAATCCAACGCAATTCAGAAACCTCATCCTGTGACTCATTTGGAAAATAAAGAGGAGTCTAGTGCTAAAGTAGTCCAAAAAGAGATTGATGTAATAAATGGATCAATGGAATCTGCAGATTCTGCCTTACAAGAGGAAATGGGGAAGCAAATGATTAATGAGGCCAAAGGCAAGGCCACAGTTATTCCTTGTGATAAGGCTGACATAACAGTCTGTGCTATTGAAGGACATGGCGAAGGAACTGGAAGCAATGAAGTAATCGCTTTTGCTTGTGACCAGCCACATGACGTTGATGTTGTAATTGAGGCATCAGAAGAGCAGATGAAGTCGTTTAATCAGCCGGAGGTTCAGGCTCAGGAAAACCAGATTGTGTACGAGCCCATCAGCAGTCCAGAAAGTAGTGACGAGAGAGAGACCTCGACAGCGTCAGAGAGGCATCATGGAATTTCTTTACTGGATATGCAGAACACAGAGAGCCAGCAGGTCATAGAAGAGGCGTCGACTAGTGAGGAAAACAAAATCTGTGACCCACAAGCGGAAGCTGAGGAAAATGTTGGAGAACAAATTTGCGTATTTGGCggccaagcagcagcagcagtggagatgGAAGTACAAAGCGTGAGTGCGTCAGAAACTTCTCTGATTGCGCAGTTGGAGCAGAGTGATGTGGACGTGAGACAAGTTGCAGTGATAAGCTCAAGTGACGATATCAGCACGACAGATGGCCAGTCAGAAGATGCAGCACAAAACACTGGCTTTTCAGAGTGCATCAGTGCCTCACAGTTTTCAGACCAGGCGCAAGAGGACGCCGGATTCGAGGAGGCTGAAGACGTCACCGTGACAACGACAACAGCCGCCATTGAAGCTGAGGTACCGGATAGCACATCTGAGGAGTATTTGATCTTAGAGCCGGTCCAAGAGAGTCATATTCCCTTTGATATTGTCACCCAGGCGGTGGCTGAATCAGGTTTGACCTCCTCGTTTTCAGAGGAGGGGAATCAAGACGATGGATTTGTGGGTAAAGAGGACAATCTTTTAAATGGTTCCCAGCAAACCGACGACAGGAGTTCTGACCCTTCCCAGCAGCCATCATGTGACCTGATGGAGGTTAATACCACAGAGACGGACATGGCGAACTCTCATGCTCTACTACGCACTAATGAAGGCGGTGATGCTGTGGTAATAGAGAATGCTGATGGTACTTTGGTTCTACAAGAAGTGCAGATTCTAGAGGATATAGAGATCGGTCGTGAGATCGTAGTAGCGGAAGAAGAGAATGAGGAAGACAGTGACATCATGATAATAGAAAAGCCCCAGGCAACACCTCAGGCTGTCCCTCCTAAACAACCAGATGAAAAGGTtaatgagaaaaacacagaaaacgtCAGCAGGTCCAACGTAAAGCAAAACAACACAGCTGGTGAGAAGGGCGAAGAGGATAAAAAGGCACAGGAGCCAGAAAAACCCAAGAAGCAAGAAATGAATACACAAGCCAGAACCAAAGCTCGTCTGGCGGCTTTGGCCGAGCAGAAGGCCGCAGCGTCGAAGAGAGCGGCAAACAGACACCAGCTCAACCTCTTAGCTTTATGTCACGAAATAGCCGAGGACATCGCCACAGACAGCATGCTACTGAAGAGGATTGAAGAGGAAAAActagctgcagcagcagcagccgccagGGCAGAAGCCGCCAAGGCTGAAGCCGCCAAGAAGGAAACTCCACCAGTTAAGACGCAGGACCAAAATACAATGAACGTTGCAACCCCGGCCGGACCAGAAGGATGCTCTGCTTCAGCGACCCCTGCTGCACAGGCACCTGAAGCTCAGCCCTCCACACCTGACTCAGCTGGGGCCAAGCCTGCAGCGGAGCCTCAGAAGAGACGTTTCTTcatcacgcaaatatctgtaccaCTAAAAGCCCACGAGAAAAAGAAGCTGACGCGATATCAAAGACTGAGACAGGTGGaactgcagagagaaaagatgTCCTGGGCACGAGTCAAGAAACTGAAGTCTGACCAAGCGAACCAGATGTTTTCAGAAATGGATTGGCAAGCACCCCGGTCTGCCACCTCTTCCTTTTCAACGTGTCCTGTGGCCGCGAGCCCTCCACCTGCAGCCAGTCCATCAAAAACCGCTCCCACAAGTCCCGCCACAACTAGCAAACTTGCCACACCCAAGGCAGAAGTTCCCAATGTGGAGACTCCTAAAGCCGAACTCATCAAAACAGAACCGATAAAGACAGAAACCCCCACATCTGCACCCGCTAAGGCAGAAACGTCCCCAACTGCTCCCACTAAAACTGAACCTACCAAGCCTGAGGCCTCTAAAGCTGAACCTCCCAATACTGAAACCCGTAGAGTTACAAGGCAAAGAACGGCTAAAGCTTCTGATCCGACTCCTGCTCCGGGGCCGTCCCCTAAAGGGACAAGGTCTGCAGGGAAGAGGAGCCTCCCAGCCGTACCTCCTCCCATGCCCAACGGACTTAATTCCCAAAAGTCCAAGCTTGAAATTGAGTACAAGCCATACAGACCCCGGCCCAAGTATTCTTTTGATGACTTTGAATTAGACGATGACCCATTACCAGTAGCTCAAACCAAGACCAACCCCGCCCTGAGGCTCTTACAACAAACACGACCCGGCCTTCAGTCAAACCCCACAGCTCAAGCCAGACATGCAGTTCAGTCGAGGCCCACAGTTTCATCACAACCTGCCAACCAGTTCAAACTCAAAGCTCAAACCACGCCCGCTGCACAGATCTCAGCTCAGTCAAAGCCTGTTGCTGCTACATCCCAGTTAAAACCTGCCGCTTCCACCAATCCACAATcaaaagctgctgctgtcagaagCCCCCTGTCAAAGGCCACAGCTGCAGCTACCACAGATTCATCAAAAGCTGTTCCCTCCGCCAAAGCTCAGATAAAGTCTCCTGTCACAACGACACCACAGTCGAATGCAGTATTATCTGCCTCTACCCAGTTAAAGTCCACTGCTGGTGGAAGTGCAGCCCAGTTAAAGCCGTCGACTTCGACGACGTCTCAACCTGCTGTTCCGATCACATCCGAGACCAAAACCGATGTTTCTAAGACCGATGCTGCTTCGACGTCTCAGAAAACCTCAAATCAACAATCATCGGAAGATGGCAAATGCAAA GATACAGCTGCTTCACTTTCATCaactcccacctcctcctcctctgaggagAGCCGGAAAGTGTCTGATGGATCACAACAGTGTGAGCAGAAGCCTGAGg ctccagagaATATGGCAGAAACATCCAGGACGACGGTGAAGACTTCGGAAGAACCTTGTCAAGA CAGAGGAGCGAAGCAACAAGATGGTGGGACTCCTCTCTCTGATGCCTGTCTGCAAAGAGAAGTCAAGAAACTGAAAGAGGCAGATAAAGATGGCACCCAGACTGTGATT GATGCCGGACAGAAGCATTTTGGAGCAGTGGCCTGCAATGTGTGTGGGATGCTATACTCGGCTTCCAACCCCGAGGATGAATCTCAGCATTTACTCTTCCACAATCAGTTCATCAGCGCGGTCAAATACGTG GGATGGAAAAAAGAGAGGATTCTGGGAGAGTATCCTGACGGCAAGATCATTCTCGTCCTGCCAGAAGATCCCAAATATGCCCTGAAGAAG GTCGAGGAGATCAGGGAGATGGTGGACAATGACCTCGGCTTCCAGCAGGTGGAGACCAAGTGCCCCTCTCAGACCAAAACCTTCCTCTTTATTTCCAATGACAAGAAAGTGACTGGATGCCTCATAGCAGAGCACATACAAGAG gGGTTCCGGGTGATCGAAGAGCCCGTCCCGGAGGgctcagagggagagaaggtgaTGTTCGAGCGTCAGAGAGCTTGGTGTTGCTCCATCACGCCAGAGCCGGCGATCTGTGGCATCAGCCGCATCTGGGTGGTCAACATGATGAGACGCCTGGGCGTCGCCTCACGTCTGCTGGAGTGCCTGAG GAACAACTTCATATTCGGTTCCTACCTGAGCAAAGACGAGATCGCCTTCTCCGACCCCACCCCTGATGGAAAACTCTTTGCCACAAATTATTTTGGCACTTCTCAGTTTTTGGTTTATAACTTTGTGAGTGGACGAAACTCTCCCAAGCCCAAAACTGACACAGTATGA